GTCTCGCTGATGGCCGACGCCGGCCTCACCAACGGTGCCTTCTATGCCCACTTCTCCTCGAAGGACGACCTGATCGCCACGGTTGTGGCGGACCAGCTGCAGCGCCAGCGCGAGCGCAACTGGAGCGGCGAGCTCGACCGCGCGTCGTTCGAGTGCTTCGTGCGTGACTACCTCTCGCCTGCTCATCGTGACCACCCGGAGGAGGGTTGCCCGTCGGCCGCGCTGCTCGACGACATCGCGCGCAGCGGCGACGCGGTCAGGCAGTCCTACACGGTGGGGATGTTGGCCATGAGCGATGACGTGGCGAAGCTCCTGGCTGAGCCTGACCCGATCCGCGCCCGGTCCGTTGCGCTCTCGGTGTTCGCGTCGATGGCCGGGACCCTTCAGGTCGCGCGGGCGATCTCGGACGACCAACTGTCCCGTGACCTGCTGGACCAGGGCATCGCCAACGTGCTCCTCCTTCTTGACCGGTCTGCTCCTGACTGAGAGGGCAGCGCTGGCCGGCTCGGGCCTTGTGCGACAGGGGCAACAGGCTTACGCTCCTTTCACCACGGCGTCGAGGAGATTCGAGATCACCTCGCGGAGGGCGCGCTCCGATGGCCACCACGGCACTACAGGAGCAGACCCATGTCCCACGTGACCCACCATGTCGAGAACCAGGTCGCGGTGCTGACCATCGAGCACGCACCGCAGAACCGCATCGGCGACCAGATGGTTGCCGGCCTCGTCGAGGCACTCGACGCGATCGAGCGCAGCGATGCCCGGGCGTTGGTGCTGCAGGCCGCCGGCGCCGACTTCTGCTTCGGCGGTGACATCCGGACGTGGCCGGAGACCTCGAGTCGTGAGCTTCGCGCCTCGTTCACGCGCTACCTCGATGTCTTCAACCGGCTCGAGCAGCTGCCGATGCCGGTGGTCGCCGCGGTCCAGGGGATGTGCCTGGGCGGAGGGTTCGAGCTCGCCCTGCGGGCAGACGTCATCATCGCGGGGGAGTCCGCCCACTTCGGCCACCCGGAGCAGAGCATCGCGATCACCACGATCATGGGCGGCATCTACCGCGTCGCGGAGCGTGCCGGTCGGGCTCGGGCGATCGAGTGGGCCTTCACCTCCGAGCGTGTGCCCGCCCAGGAAATGGCAAACGCCGGCGTCGTCAACCGAGTCGTTGCCGATGATGTCGTCCACAAGGAAGCCCTCGCCCTTGCGGAGCAGCTTGCGCGTGGCCCCACGCTGGCGCACGCCGCGCACAAGGCACTGCTCAGGACCTGGTCGGTGGGCGGTGTGGCTGCTGCGGACCAGGCGATGTTCGACATCTCCATGCCGCTCTTCGAGACCGATGACGCCCAGCTGGCCATGCGCAGCGCGGTCAAGGCGATGGCCGCCGGCCAGCCTCGCCCGGACGTCGAGTTCCAGGGTCGCTGAGGCACGCTCATGCGCTGGCCCGCCACGACCCGCTACGGCCTCGACCCTGCTCCTGGCCCGCTCGCATTCGTCCAGGACTTCCTGAACTCGATTGCCGCCGGGAGCCCGCGTCGCGCAGATCTGCTTGCGGACCTGGCGAGTGCGCAGGACTGGCTGGACGGTGCACTGGGTGTGTGGAGCGGGGCGCGCGCGCTTCCCGTGGATCACGTTGCACTCGGCGACGCTGACCTCGGGAGGCTGCGCAACCTGCGCGCCGAGCTCGTGGACCTGGTGCGAGGGGGCAAGGGCGACGCTGTCGGAGATCGCCCGGGAATGCGGGTGGTCCAGGTCCCGGTCGCGCTGCAGGTCGACGGTGCAGGGATGGTGAGCTCCGTGCCCGTCGGCACGGGCTGGAGGTACGTCGCGTCCGTGCTCCTCATGGAGATGCAGGACGCCCAGCGGACGGATGGCTGGCGACGGCTCAAGACATGCGCAAACCACCGCT
This genomic interval from Nocardioides cavernaquae contains the following:
- a CDS encoding enoyl-CoA hydratase/isomerase family protein, whose product is MSHVTHHVENQVAVLTIEHAPQNRIGDQMVAGLVEALDAIERSDARALVLQAAGADFCFGGDIRTWPETSSRELRASFTRYLDVFNRLEQLPMPVVAAVQGMCLGGGFELALRADVIIAGESAHFGHPEQSIAITTIMGGIYRVAERAGRARAIEWAFTSERVPAQEMANAGVVNRVVADDVVHKEALALAEQLARGPTLAHAAHKALLRTWSVGGVAAADQAMFDISMPLFETDDAQLAMRSAVKAMAAGQPRPDVEFQGR
- a CDS encoding TetR/AcrR family transcriptional regulator, which produces MVRYKTDHKAETRQRIIEQAGRRLKRDGVDRSGIVSLMADAGLTNGAFYAHFSSKDDLIATVVADQLQRQRERNWSGELDRASFECFVRDYLSPAHRDHPEEGCPSAALLDDIARSGDAVRQSYTVGMLAMSDDVAKLLAEPDPIRARSVALSVFASMAGTLQVARAISDDQLSRDLLDQGIANVLLLLDRSAPD
- a CDS encoding CGNR zinc finger domain-containing protein — its product is MRWPATTRYGLDPAPGPLAFVQDFLNSIAAGSPRRADLLADLASAQDWLDGALGVWSGARALPVDHVALGDADLGRLRNLRAELVDLVRGGKGDAVGDRPGMRVVQVPVALQVDGAGMVSSVPVGTGWRYVASVLLMEMQDAQRTDGWRRLKTCANHRCSAAFYDRSRNNSGVWHDGAVCGNAANLRAHRARRLAEGDAP